In Chanodichthys erythropterus isolate Z2021 chromosome 9, ASM2448905v1, whole genome shotgun sequence, a genomic segment contains:
- the mecp2 gene encoding methyl-CpG-binding protein 2 isoform X1: protein MPVLAWNYLTKCLETRLRGEDKNEDQEGSKDKTQKQKKNKKERQDVGKLEATVSVPPPPPLFTQGDVGQQTEAGKSEPTDPEVGAALSAPESSASAKQRRSVIRDRGPLYDDPSLPQGWTRKLKQRKSGRSAGKFDVYLINPEGKAFRSKVELMAYFQKVGDTTTDPNDFDFTVTGRGSPSRREKRPPKKPKVVKPSGRGRGRPKGSGKVRQATEGVAVKRVIEKSPGKLLVKMPFVAPKTEPGAPLGQAAVAKVRRGRKRKTEQEPPSTPKKRGRKPAAASQSTVGGTGSAAAYAAAAILTAEAKKKAQKESSVKPVQERALPIKKRKTRETLEELEASTTSGTTPTETFAKRLIASTVTPTGEEVEMGQRPHKHPGRKHKEASTDPGNGSSGSGSGSGTATSGGGPKSHKKRDQRGQHFKHHHHHHHHQHHLQAMPPSTYTPQAHQLSLGHSTQGGPPVPATMENEPQDLSTSRPRAEHVACREEARTDSSSSRDAQNSSKMASADLRGQQTTVMGEGKELRDIVPPSAVPRPSREETVESRTQVSEPVS, encoded by the exons AGGTGAGGACAAGAATGAAGACCAGGAGGGCTCAAAAGACAAGACACAGAagcagaagaaaaacaaaaaggaacGGCAAGATGTGGGAAAACTCGAGGCCACAGTATCCGTTCCTCCACCCCCGCCCCTCTTTACGCAGGGGGATGTCGGACAACAGACGGAGGCAGGGAAGTCTGAACCCACTGACCCTGAAGTTGGAGCTGCACTCAGCGCTCCAGAATCTTCCGCATCAGCCAAGCAGCGGCGTTCCGTCATTCGGGACAGAGGCCCACTGTATGACGACCCTTCACTGCCTCAAGGTTGGACACGCAAGCTGAAACAGCGCAAGTCTGGGCGATCTGCTGGCAAATTTGATGTCTACCTGATCAA ccCAGAAGGGAAAGCCTTCCGCTCCAAAGTGGAGCTCATGGCATACTTCCAAAAGGTGGGCGATACCACAACGGATCCCAATGACTTTGACTTCACAGTAACGGGCCGAGGAAGCCCGTCTCGCAGAGAAAAGAGACCGCCAAAGAAGCCTAAAGTGGTCAAACCCTCCGGTCGCGGGAGGGGCCGCCCAAAAGGCAGCGGCAAGGTACGGCAGGCCACGGAAGGGGTGGCGGTCAAGCGTGTCATAGAAAAGAGTCCGGGAAAACTCCTTGTAAAGATGCCCTTTGTTGCCCCTAAAACTGAACCGGGGGCTCCATTGGGGCAAGCGGCAGTTGCCAAAGTGCGTCGAGGACGCAAACGAAAAACGGAACAGGAACCGCCAAGCACCCCCAAAAAACGTGGCCGCAAGCCAGCAGCTGCTTCGCAGTCAACAGTGGGAGGAACAGGCTCGGCCGCCGCGTATGCCGCCGCGGCCATTCTCACCGCAGAGGCCAAGAAAAAAGCTCAGAAGGAGTCTTCCGTAAAGCCTGTTCAGGAGAGGGCACTTCCTATCAAGAAACGCAAAACCCGAGAGACTTTGGAGGAGTTGGAGGCATCTACCACCTCTGGAACCACACCGACGGAGACGTTTGCAAAACGACTGATTGCATCAACTGTGACCCCTACAGGGGAGGAGGTAGAAATGGGACAGAGGCCTCACAAGCATCCTGGCCGGAAGCACAAAGAGGCATCCACAGATCCAGGGAACGGCAGCAGCGGAAGCGGCAGTGGCAGTGGAACGGCAACCAGCGGCGGCGGACCGAAGAGTCACAAGAAGAGAGATCAACGAGGGCAGCATTTTAAACACCACCAccatcaccaccaccaccaaCACCACCTGCAGGCCATGCCGCCCTCCACCTACACTCCGCAGGCTCACCAGCTCTCCCTGGGTCACTCCACGCAAGGGGGGCCGCCGGTGCCTGCGACCATGGAAAACGAACCCCAGGACTTGAGCACCTCCAGGCCCAGAGCGGAGCACGTGGCCTGCAGGGAGGAAGCGAGAACTGACAGCTCCTCAAGCAGGGATGCTCAGAACTCAAGCAAGATGGCCTCCGCTGACCTGAGAGGGCAGCAGACGACTGTGATGGGAGAAGGCAAGGAGTTGAGAGACATTGTTCCTCCCTCCGCCGTCCCGAGGCCGAGCCGAGAGGAAACGGTCGAGTCCAGGACACAAGTGAGCGAGCCAGTGAGCTGA
- the mecp2 gene encoding methyl-CpG-binding protein 2 isoform X2 yields MAAAESGEERLRGEDKNEDQEGSKDKTQKQKKNKKERQDVGKLEATVSVPPPPPLFTQGDVGQQTEAGKSEPTDPEVGAALSAPESSASAKQRRSVIRDRGPLYDDPSLPQGWTRKLKQRKSGRSAGKFDVYLINPEGKAFRSKVELMAYFQKVGDTTTDPNDFDFTVTGRGSPSRREKRPPKKPKVVKPSGRGRGRPKGSGKVRQATEGVAVKRVIEKSPGKLLVKMPFVAPKTEPGAPLGQAAVAKVRRGRKRKTEQEPPSTPKKRGRKPAAASQSTVGGTGSAAAYAAAAILTAEAKKKAQKESSVKPVQERALPIKKRKTRETLEELEASTTSGTTPTETFAKRLIASTVTPTGEEVEMGQRPHKHPGRKHKEASTDPGNGSSGSGSGSGTATSGGGPKSHKKRDQRGQHFKHHHHHHHHQHHLQAMPPSTYTPQAHQLSLGHSTQGGPPVPATMENEPQDLSTSRPRAEHVACREEARTDSSSSRDAQNSSKMASADLRGQQTTVMGEGKELRDIVPPSAVPRPSREETVESRTQVSEPVS; encoded by the exons CAGAGGTGAGGACAAGAATGAAGACCAGGAGGGCTCAAAAGACAAGACACAGAagcagaagaaaaacaaaaaggaacGGCAAGATGTGGGAAAACTCGAGGCCACAGTATCCGTTCCTCCACCCCCGCCCCTCTTTACGCAGGGGGATGTCGGACAACAGACGGAGGCAGGGAAGTCTGAACCCACTGACCCTGAAGTTGGAGCTGCACTCAGCGCTCCAGAATCTTCCGCATCAGCCAAGCAGCGGCGTTCCGTCATTCGGGACAGAGGCCCACTGTATGACGACCCTTCACTGCCTCAAGGTTGGACACGCAAGCTGAAACAGCGCAAGTCTGGGCGATCTGCTGGCAAATTTGATGTCTACCTGATCAA ccCAGAAGGGAAAGCCTTCCGCTCCAAAGTGGAGCTCATGGCATACTTCCAAAAGGTGGGCGATACCACAACGGATCCCAATGACTTTGACTTCACAGTAACGGGCCGAGGAAGCCCGTCTCGCAGAGAAAAGAGACCGCCAAAGAAGCCTAAAGTGGTCAAACCCTCCGGTCGCGGGAGGGGCCGCCCAAAAGGCAGCGGCAAGGTACGGCAGGCCACGGAAGGGGTGGCGGTCAAGCGTGTCATAGAAAAGAGTCCGGGAAAACTCCTTGTAAAGATGCCCTTTGTTGCCCCTAAAACTGAACCGGGGGCTCCATTGGGGCAAGCGGCAGTTGCCAAAGTGCGTCGAGGACGCAAACGAAAAACGGAACAGGAACCGCCAAGCACCCCCAAAAAACGTGGCCGCAAGCCAGCAGCTGCTTCGCAGTCAACAGTGGGAGGAACAGGCTCGGCCGCCGCGTATGCCGCCGCGGCCATTCTCACCGCAGAGGCCAAGAAAAAAGCTCAGAAGGAGTCTTCCGTAAAGCCTGTTCAGGAGAGGGCACTTCCTATCAAGAAACGCAAAACCCGAGAGACTTTGGAGGAGTTGGAGGCATCTACCACCTCTGGAACCACACCGACGGAGACGTTTGCAAAACGACTGATTGCATCAACTGTGACCCCTACAGGGGAGGAGGTAGAAATGGGACAGAGGCCTCACAAGCATCCTGGCCGGAAGCACAAAGAGGCATCCACAGATCCAGGGAACGGCAGCAGCGGAAGCGGCAGTGGCAGTGGAACGGCAACCAGCGGCGGCGGACCGAAGAGTCACAAGAAGAGAGATCAACGAGGGCAGCATTTTAAACACCACCAccatcaccaccaccaccaaCACCACCTGCAGGCCATGCCGCCCTCCACCTACACTCCGCAGGCTCACCAGCTCTCCCTGGGTCACTCCACGCAAGGGGGGCCGCCGGTGCCTGCGACCATGGAAAACGAACCCCAGGACTTGAGCACCTCCAGGCCCAGAGCGGAGCACGTGGCCTGCAGGGAGGAAGCGAGAACTGACAGCTCCTCAAGCAGGGATGCTCAGAACTCAAGCAAGATGGCCTCCGCTGACCTGAGAGGGCAGCAGACGACTGTGATGGGAGAAGGCAAGGAGTTGAGAGACATTGTTCCTCCCTCCGCCGTCCCGAGGCCGAGCCGAGAGGAAACGGTCGAGTCCAGGACACAAGTGAGCGAGCCAGTGAGCTGA
- the mecp2 gene encoding methyl-CpG-binding protein 2 isoform X3 — MAAAESGEERLGEDKNEDQEGSKDKTQKQKKNKKERQDVGKLEATVSVPPPPPLFTQGDVGQQTEAGKSEPTDPEVGAALSAPESSASAKQRRSVIRDRGPLYDDPSLPQGWTRKLKQRKSGRSAGKFDVYLINPEGKAFRSKVELMAYFQKVGDTTTDPNDFDFTVTGRGSPSRREKRPPKKPKVVKPSGRGRGRPKGSGKVRQATEGVAVKRVIEKSPGKLLVKMPFVAPKTEPGAPLGQAAVAKVRRGRKRKTEQEPPSTPKKRGRKPAAASQSTVGGTGSAAAYAAAAILTAEAKKKAQKESSVKPVQERALPIKKRKTRETLEELEASTTSGTTPTETFAKRLIASTVTPTGEEVEMGQRPHKHPGRKHKEASTDPGNGSSGSGSGSGTATSGGGPKSHKKRDQRGQHFKHHHHHHHHQHHLQAMPPSTYTPQAHQLSLGHSTQGGPPVPATMENEPQDLSTSRPRAEHVACREEARTDSSSSRDAQNSSKMASADLRGQQTTVMGEGKELRDIVPPSAVPRPSREETVESRTQVSEPVS; from the exons AGGTGAGGACAAGAATGAAGACCAGGAGGGCTCAAAAGACAAGACACAGAagcagaagaaaaacaaaaaggaacGGCAAGATGTGGGAAAACTCGAGGCCACAGTATCCGTTCCTCCACCCCCGCCCCTCTTTACGCAGGGGGATGTCGGACAACAGACGGAGGCAGGGAAGTCTGAACCCACTGACCCTGAAGTTGGAGCTGCACTCAGCGCTCCAGAATCTTCCGCATCAGCCAAGCAGCGGCGTTCCGTCATTCGGGACAGAGGCCCACTGTATGACGACCCTTCACTGCCTCAAGGTTGGACACGCAAGCTGAAACAGCGCAAGTCTGGGCGATCTGCTGGCAAATTTGATGTCTACCTGATCAA ccCAGAAGGGAAAGCCTTCCGCTCCAAAGTGGAGCTCATGGCATACTTCCAAAAGGTGGGCGATACCACAACGGATCCCAATGACTTTGACTTCACAGTAACGGGCCGAGGAAGCCCGTCTCGCAGAGAAAAGAGACCGCCAAAGAAGCCTAAAGTGGTCAAACCCTCCGGTCGCGGGAGGGGCCGCCCAAAAGGCAGCGGCAAGGTACGGCAGGCCACGGAAGGGGTGGCGGTCAAGCGTGTCATAGAAAAGAGTCCGGGAAAACTCCTTGTAAAGATGCCCTTTGTTGCCCCTAAAACTGAACCGGGGGCTCCATTGGGGCAAGCGGCAGTTGCCAAAGTGCGTCGAGGACGCAAACGAAAAACGGAACAGGAACCGCCAAGCACCCCCAAAAAACGTGGCCGCAAGCCAGCAGCTGCTTCGCAGTCAACAGTGGGAGGAACAGGCTCGGCCGCCGCGTATGCCGCCGCGGCCATTCTCACCGCAGAGGCCAAGAAAAAAGCTCAGAAGGAGTCTTCCGTAAAGCCTGTTCAGGAGAGGGCACTTCCTATCAAGAAACGCAAAACCCGAGAGACTTTGGAGGAGTTGGAGGCATCTACCACCTCTGGAACCACACCGACGGAGACGTTTGCAAAACGACTGATTGCATCAACTGTGACCCCTACAGGGGAGGAGGTAGAAATGGGACAGAGGCCTCACAAGCATCCTGGCCGGAAGCACAAAGAGGCATCCACAGATCCAGGGAACGGCAGCAGCGGAAGCGGCAGTGGCAGTGGAACGGCAACCAGCGGCGGCGGACCGAAGAGTCACAAGAAGAGAGATCAACGAGGGCAGCATTTTAAACACCACCAccatcaccaccaccaccaaCACCACCTGCAGGCCATGCCGCCCTCCACCTACACTCCGCAGGCTCACCAGCTCTCCCTGGGTCACTCCACGCAAGGGGGGCCGCCGGTGCCTGCGACCATGGAAAACGAACCCCAGGACTTGAGCACCTCCAGGCCCAGAGCGGAGCACGTGGCCTGCAGGGAGGAAGCGAGAACTGACAGCTCCTCAAGCAGGGATGCTCAGAACTCAAGCAAGATGGCCTCCGCTGACCTGAGAGGGCAGCAGACGACTGTGATGGGAGAAGGCAAGGAGTTGAGAGACATTGTTCCTCCCTCCGCCGTCCCGAGGCCGAGCCGAGAGGAAACGGTCGAGTCCAGGACACAAGTGAGCGAGCCAGTGAGCTGA